The Salvia miltiorrhiza cultivar Shanhuang (shh) chromosome 1, IMPLAD_Smil_shh, whole genome shotgun sequence genome has a window encoding:
- the LOC131022933 gene encoding transcription factor bHLH62-like: MDKDYFMNAGIPPPQPLHFETSMPIPWSSDQSFLNPNSAMDHHQFDSSWTSMATTTTTTTTNADGFALRQLIGKLGGAADRLSPTLNLPLLDQINLPNLATTSTPPPLPSLAADPGFAERAAKFSCFGSRSFNGRTSTQHPQPSQAEPMRGSNPEPKLPRVASSPSLNRSPPPSRIKPVLEMRPAERKFGASSNEESSVSEQIPSGETGSKNEMNSRKRKAASRGKNKDDKSNSAKGGEGDDDGNSKRSKQTENSENEEECNNKADENKANQKPPEPPKDYIHVRARRGQATDSHSLAERVRREKISERMKLLQDLVPGCNKVTGKALMLDEIINYVQSLQRQVEFLSMKLASVNPELDFNMESLLSKDMYQSTSLPQQQMYPLDSSAPAFYHHQNVQHQQLHGTIISSVDPLPLDASLGIQMPSVDGFAENLPQFPAFTEDDLHSIVQMGFIQNSVHFPVQNQTSNMKVEL; this comes from the exons ATGGATAAAGATTACTTTATGAATGCTGGAATTCCACCACCTCAACCACTCCACTTTGAAACCTCAATGCCAATTCCATGGAGCTCTGATCAATCCTTCTTGAACCCTAATTCCGCCATGGATCATCACCAATTTGACTCATCTTGGACCTCAAtggccaccaccaccaccaccaccaccaccaacgcCGACGGTTTCGCCCTCCGCCAGCTCATCGGGAAGCTGGGCGGCGCCGCCGACCGCCTTTCACCCACGCTGAACTTGCCGCTTCTCGATCAGATTAACCTCCCCAATCTGGCCACCACCTCCactccgccgccgctgccgtcgCTCGCCGCCGATCCGGGCTTCGCGGAGCGGGCCGCAAAGTTCTCCTGCTTCGGCAGCCGCAGCTTCAACGGGAGAACGTCGACGCAGCACCCGCAGCCGAGCCAGGCCGAGCCGATGCGTGGATCGAACCCGGAGCCGAAGCTGCCGCGCGTCGCGAGCAGCCCGTCGCTGAACAGATCGCCGCCGCCGAGCCGGATTAAGCCGGTCCTCGAAATGCGGCCCGCCGAGAGGAAATTCGGCGCCAGCTCCAACGAGGAATCCTCCGTCTCCGAGCAGATTCCGAGCGGCGAAACCGGCTCGAAGAATGAGATGAATTCTCGGAAGAGAAAGGCGGCTTCCAGAGGCAAAAACAAGGACGACAAATCGAATTCAGCTAAg GGAGGCGAAGGCGACGACGACGGAAACTCGAAGCGGTCGAAGCAAACGGAGAATTCGGAAAATGAGGAAGAATGTAATAATAAGGCGGACGAAAATAAGGCGAATCAAAAGCCGCCGGAGCCACCGAAGGATTACATTCATGTCCGAGCCAGAAGGGGCCAAGCCACTGACAGCCATAGTTTAGCAGAAAGG gtgaggagagagaaaattagTGAGAGAATGAAGCTTCTCCAAGATCTCGTACCAGGTTGCAATAAG GTGACTGGAAAAGCACTGATGCTGGACGAAATCATAAATTACGTGCAGTCATTGCAGCGACAGGTTGAG TTCTTGTCAATGAAGTTGGCATCAGTGAATCCGGAACTTGATTTCAACATGGAAAGCCTTCTCTCCAAAGAC ATGTATCAGAGCACGAGTCTACCACAACAACAAATGTACCCTTTGGATTCCTCTGCACCAGCATTCTACCATCACCAGAATGTACAACACCAACAGCTTCATGGTACAATCATCTCAAGCGTGGACCCTCTCCCCCTAGATGCTAGCTTAGGGATTCAGATGCCTTCTGTTGATGGATTCGCCGAAAATTTGCCCCAG TTTCCAGCATTCACTGAAGATGATCTGCACAGCATTGTCCAAATGGGGTTTATCCAGAATTCTGTTCACTTCCCAG TTCAAAATCAAACCTCAAACATGAAAGTTGAGCTATGA